The region GAAGCTGTAGCCGGTGGGCACGACAAGACCGACGATGGTCTTGGGGCAGCCCGCGCGCTCCATCTTCTCGATCAGCGAGGGCAGAGCGCTCTCCGAGGAAGATGTGCCCAGGACCAGCAGCAGCTCTGCCTTGAGGTAGCCGATCAGCGAGAAGATCGAGAAGCCGGCCATGCGCGCGACGGTGCCCAGAATGACGATCACGAACAGCGCAGAGGTGATGTAGAACAGCGCGACCAGACCGGCGAGGTTGGCGAGACTGCCCACGCCGTACTTGCCGATGGTGAAGGCCATCGCACCGAAGGCTCCGACGGGCGCCGCGCGCATGACGATCGAGACGAGCTTGAAGAACACAACCGAGACGTCCTCGAGGATGCCCAGCAGTTTGTCGCCGCGCTCGCCCATTCCCGCGAGCGAGACACCGAACAGGATCGCGACGACGAGCACCTGCAGGATGTTGCCCTCGGTCATCGAGGACAGGTAGGTCTCGGGGATCATGCCCAGCATGAAGCCGGTCAGCGTGCTCTCGTGCGCCTTCTCGGAATAGAGCGCGACCTTGGAGGCATCGAGCGTCGCCGGGTCGATGTTGAGCCCGGACCCCGGCTGCACGACGTTGGCGATGATCATGCCCACGATCAGGGCGAGCGTGGAGAAGAACAGGAAGTAGGCGAAGGCCTTGCCCGCCACGCGGCCGACCGATCGCAAGTCGCGCATCGAGGCGATGCCGGTGACGATGGTCAGGAAAATGACCGGAGCAATCACCATCTTGACCAGCTTGATGAAGGCATCGCCCAGCGGCTTGAGCGCCTCGCCGGTGGCGGGCGCGAAGTGACCGATGGCTACGCCGAGCGCGATCGCGACGAGAACCTGCGCATATAGATTGGCGTACCAGCGCCGGGGCTTTGCGGGATGCTCCATTTCCGGAGACGGCATATGCATGGGGTGAGCCTTCTTCCTCTCGAACCTTGTGGGAGGGTCTGCCTCCTCACGTCTTGTGAACAAGAAATGCCCAGACGCAGGCTGCGGACAAAGCAATTTCGCGACGAGTGCAAAAAGGCGGATTTACGTTGATTTAATCGAAACTGCGAAAATTCGCCGTGCCGAAAACTGCGCAACACGACACCCCTATGTGCCAAAATTTGCACAACGCCGACCAACGGCATAAAACCCGCCCATGATTCGCCGGGGAACACTTGCATGGATCGTGAGCGCGCTGCTGGTCGGCGCATTTGTCGCGTTTCTTGCC is a window of Novosphingobium aureum DNA encoding:
- a CDS encoding dicarboxylate/amino acid:cation symporter, whose translation is MHMPSPEMEHPAKPRRWYANLYAQVLVAIALGVAIGHFAPATGEALKPLGDAFIKLVKMVIAPVIFLTIVTGIASMRDLRSVGRVAGKAFAYFLFFSTLALIVGMIIANVVQPGSGLNIDPATLDASKVALYSEKAHESTLTGFMLGMIPETYLSSMTEGNILQVLVVAILFGVSLAGMGERGDKLLGILEDVSVVFFKLVSIVMRAAPVGAFGAMAFTIGKYGVGSLANLAGLVALFYITSALFVIVILGTVARMAGFSIFSLIGYLKAELLLVLGTSSSESALPSLIEKMERAGCPKTIVGLVVPTGYSFNLDGTNIYMTLAALFIAQACNVELTLGQQILLLAVAMLSSKGAAGVTGAGFITLAATLSIVPTVPVAGMALILGIDRFMSECRSLTNFIGNAVATVIVSRWENSIDMGAFAEAIRQRPGVAGHEPALAPSPAE